In the genome of Ziziphus jujuba cultivar Dongzao chromosome 10, ASM3175591v1, the window ttGCTTAAACAAAATCAGCAATTATAGTTACTGCCAGATACTTTTGCGTTATAGATGTTGACATCTTACTATGCATTTGATTTGAATTCTTTTAAATAATCCCACAAAGAAAATGATTCATTCAGAATTCTTAATTATTCCATGGTTAATTCATTGAAAATCTTGAATGTGTTATATTCCTCAATCCTTATGCTTATGTATTATCAGTTTATGACTCTACCATGTGAAACTTGACCTTTAAGTTTAATGTATTCCAACATAATTCGTGAAATTCTCTTACGGCATGTTTGGATAGAGGTAAAgttagtgggaatctaatttcCTTGGGAAAGtgataacttttttttgtttggatatttattgtaaGATGGAAAAATGTGGGTCCAGGAAATTAAATTCCCACAAatgtaggaaaatatgtgggaaagTTGCTCCCACATACATAGGTGTCATTTTGAGAATCTCAgataaaatagttttgaaatttttttagaatacatatttacccttaatttataatacaatgttaaatttaattacttataaatttcaacttttctattacttaccaaacaaaccaagagaaaaattaattgtcAGGAAACTAAATCCCAGGAACTAAATCCCGAGAATCATTTTCCCTCTCAACTTTAACACTTCCCAAACGGGGCCTTACTTCAGTCTCAAAGACTTCAGGCTTCCTGTCTTATAAATTGGGTAACTGCTGGAAGCATGCCGCCTCTGTATATCTGACTAAATGTAACCCCCAGTTCCGTGGACCTTCAATTATGACTGCAGTTCTGCTTATACATGGTTATACTGATATTACTGACAATATCATATAACAACCCATAATGTTTATACATGACTGAAAAGGAAAGCTATTTCTGGAGTAATAAAGTGACGACGAGTATTATCTTGCTTGCATTCCTGCATGGTCTTCTTCTGAATTAGTTAAAAAGGCACTGTCATTTATTCTGTACATGAGGCTCTTGTCAAGTATCCTTTTGTTGATGTTGCTCAAGTACCTTGACTGGTAGTAGTGCTATGCTTTCATATAAGTTGTACTAAATACTCATTGTAATGTACTTTTGATTGTAGGCAGGAACTGACATTAGTCCATATGGCAAAGGAAGAGAAAACACTGTTTGGGGAGTTTCATTAATGATTGGTTATCTTGGGTATCAATTTGAAACTTACTTCCTATGTTTATTTGGTTGACATTGATATACTCTGATTTTGAAACATTAGCTGCTAAGTTCACAATTAGATCATTTTTTTCATTGTATATAATTTATCCTTTCTGATTATGATGTGCTCTTAAAATTCCTTATGCTCTCATGCTGACAAGCCTGTTTGGTATGTGACACTCCTATAGTGCTACAATCTTATTTCTTGGATATTAAAGATTCACGATGGCAATGCCACTTAATACTGCAGACTACATATTAAGCAATTATATCTCATCCAAAATGAGTTATTTCCTCTAATCTTTAGTACAGTCATTCCAATAATCCGGATTTTATGATGGGTGCTCCACTGAGACTGTATTCTTAAGTTTCACATGTGTATGTCtacaatggaaaaataaataaatgaaattatttttaacattgATAATGCACTTTAAAATGATTCAGAATAGATGCTGAGTCTGGAGGTAGTTCATTTGACTGTTTTGAGATGCTCATTTATGTATATTATAGGTTTGATGGCTTTACGAGCACATTTCAAGATAAACTATTTAAAGGCTATGATATGGAGATACACAATCAGATATTCTACACAACGTTGTGTTCTTGTCTTCTCAGCTTTACTGGTAACATTCttattgttgtttgtttttgaCCTTCATTTTTATATCAGCTTTCATCTTGTTGTCTGAAGTGTCTTATAAGATGGTTCATTTGTGTTGGTTTAGCCAGTTGGGTTGCAGAATATTTATGGCCTTGTCTCCAAAatcatttaatatgttttgtggtttcattttaaattttaatacttAGTGGAATGCGGTTGTTATTCAAGATCTTTTTTTCATGCTTTATGTGATGCACTTCATATCATCTTCTTGATCATACCTTACATCATCCAaagtaaagaaaatgtatatatgtCTTCTCTAGCTAGCATCCTTTACTTTTATCATATTTGATCTTGCATTTTGGTTATtgattgtttatatttttacttcctTAGGTCTAATATTGCAAGGCCATCTACTGCCAGCAATAGAATTTGTTGCTCGCCATAATGATTGTTTCCTTGATGTTGTGTTGCTTTCCACTGTGAgtgatctttcttttctttacatCCTCTATTCACTAGGTACTTGAAAAAATGTTTGTACGTTTTAGCAGGTCTTATATGCCATTAGTTCCTTCTGCATATGTATTATGCACTTGTAATGTGTATGCATCAATCCCTATACCCGCCCTTTTCttgtatttctttccttttcactTCCCTGAAATTGAAAGAGAAGCTTGTCATTGCTAATGATATCTGTTGCAGGTAGCAACAGCTAGTCAGTTTTTCATTTCTTACACAATTCGCACATTTGGTGCTCTTGTATTTGCCACAATAATGACCACAAGACAGGTAAAGATTGATTCTTCAGAACAATATTTTTACTCTGTTAATCAACCATGCGTCTGATATATCATGCTTTCTCAATTTCTCTTTGGTGATGCAGTTGGTTAGCATTATGCTGTCATGCATTTGGTTTCATCATCCCTTGAGCTGGGAGCAGTGTATTGGAGCTGTAAGTCTCAACCTCGAAAAATTTTCTTACAGTTTATTTAGAATTTTCAGCACAAAAATAACATCAATTTTGGATGCATTGCCAGGTTATTGTCTTTGGTTCCCTGTACATGAAAACCTTCTTGAGAAAAACACCTCAGAAACCTCCACCTTCAGAACAAACGAAAAATGGAACTTCTAGTCCTCTGAAGGAAAACCCTTAGTTGTGTTTCAGGTTTATGATTTCTTTGATATCTTGGACTTGGTACACTAACGTTGAGTGGTGGCGAGCAGCTTTAGTTTTTAGAGTAAAGAGCTGCATGCTGAAAACTATGAACAAATGCTCGAATGGTGGTGATTAAACCTATTTATAGGCCAGTGCATGCAAATGGATTTTCCCGTAGTCAGTGTTTCCGTTGGAGACCCGTGAAGATCTGTTATGCTCCCATTTTCAAGTAACCATAAATTTCATAGAGTAACTAAAGCAAACATTATTTGAAAGTTTTGTTGGAATAGAAGCAACCCACAAAATATGTATAATTCATTTGCGCAAGCAacgtttgtttttgtttttgttttgtatgtaATTCCGTGCATGGGTGGAGATAGAAGAAAGTCTTGAGATATGTTGCAGCAACTCACCCCTCCTTCTCTTTCTTGTTTCAtcctttatttttgtgtttatttttcaGATTTTGAGGGTCTATTAAATTTAACCTGtgaattataaaatagaaactACATTTTCGTTTTGCCATATAGTATCAATGAAAAGTGACCTGTTAGTCATCCTTCTATTGTGCACTGGATTGCGATACTTTTTGACTATGCACCTGTATTTGTCAAGACTTTCATTAATGTCAACACTGCTGTGTTGGTTCTATTCACGTGGTTTTGGCTTCCTGGTAATGGTTTTGCTGGTAGTGGCAGCTCTTGTTGGGGAATTTCTACATTCATCCCACTTTTTGTGAAATATGGTAAGATCACTCCAAAAAACGAGGAACATGATCTATAAATTGTGTAATTTTATCCATAAAATGAGTTACTACCGAAAGTATTGTAGAGAGCTCCGCTCCAGTTATgtgatttttcattattttcagtttattttatgtataatatatatgggtGTTATGATGGATTTGACCGTATACACACAATATGAAAAATATGAAGCCGCCCGGTAAGTACTTGTGTTTCCCAAAGTGTTGTACTTTTACAACTTTTCTAATTCATTAATGTAACAGGTATGATTTgatgtgatattattttattgatacaGTATTAAGTTTCTAtgttacatatttaatttttttcatattaatttctCAATGAATAAAACAATATTACATTAGACATTAATTGATAAACAATCTAAAACTTGTTGGATTACTCTTTCTTACTGAATAAATGTATAGTGATATTTTAACACTGTTTTATGGGtttgttttcaatttacaaattttttacTCTTATTTCTTGGTAAATATATAGTCCAAGTGGCTACCTTTAAAGAGAGCTTATTGTTGAAGATATAAATTACTGTTGTGCATAGATTTCTTTCTGCAtggttttactatatatataaagtcagTTTTCTATCAATGACTGTCTGACGCAAAatcattagaatttttttaatcaattatttaatttttttaaagactaAAATGTAAAAgtgtatttaaattttatataaatttagtagAGTAAATGAACccatgaaaatttatataaaatcaaaatatatttttaaatcttagtttttgaaaagatttaaatattgataaaaaaaaaccatatagatAGTTTTgacatgaaaatttttataaaaaaaaattatatatatatatatatatatatcaatatacgAAAGAGATTCATCGAGGTGGTGCTCGAACAGCTTTAATACTATTTCTATTTCTCCAAAGAATTCTATATTTCTCTCATagtctttattttaaaaagttaattctTGAAAATTGactcaaacaaattttttattttgctttttttaatataaataattggtACCCACCGGTACATCTTTagttaatcaaaattataaacgggaggtgggcaagctttctatAGCattattgtatgtatatatatatatatatatatatatatatgtatgcataagAATTATTACATTAggatattttgtttaaaatcaagatataataaaaccaaaatatagttCGTATTAGTCAGAATGCAATGTAAATAACCAATCTACAATGATGATTTGCACTTTATCTTAACTTTATAAACTTTTCTTTTGGTAGATTCGAATAATATGCTAATGTCCTTAATCACACTCATTAAATTTGTTTGAGATTGTTTAATTGTGTTGgacttatttttaaaactaattttaaacaGATGAATTCATAGGcttttagtataatattatcaCATTGACTTTATCGaagactaaatatatatatatatatatatatatatgatgaagtTCGAGTGAagatattttcaactttttaagTTAAGaataaatgaacaatgaagatattttcaactttttaagttaaaaataaatgaacttaatcatttaaaatttttggattatatataacttatccTCAACTTGatctagaatatatatatatatatatatatataaagttttgatATGGTAAGGACATTAAAGAATATGAGTGATAATTTGGGTCATAATATGATAACATGATTTAAAAATGGCACAAAATTAATGGGTTTAGATTTACTATAAACCAGTTAAGATTAAATTcaagttaataaaaattaacatggCAAAGAGTATTAAAGACCtagaaatttgaaaacatgattattaaagtttttttttaatgttattttttagaaaaaatagtaTTAGTTATattataagcatatatatatatatttaataactatatgagattttttatgtTAACATATACAATGTGTAAACTTGTaagtgtaattatatatatgtacatccatatatattatatatatatatatatatatatatatatatattaacttaggattaattaatgattaaatgGGTTTTagtttatgaaataattaactTAAACATGTTAATTAATGTAATTGGGTCAATTTTATGTAAATAGGTCAATTTTGTATAATGGGTCATGTTAACTAACTTAAATTGACTcgtttaatgataaaaaaataacttgTTTAATAATTAGATTACATGAATTGTGCCGAATTACCTGTTTATTAAACAGATTGTGTTTGGATTGATAATTTATTACGCGGTTTAATAATAGATAGTATTTAAATTGAGTAATTTTGACATAATTAATAAACGAATTGCAACAACATGAATTATCACCCCTGAAGGACTTATGGAGAAAGGCATGTTATTTAAGCTACCACATAGTAGTGTATCTCGCACACTTGTTATGAGTtactcttttttatatttagttttatttatttttaaaaaaagcaacaacaaatatttaaatatatgtaattatttatttaaggtGATTTACTATATGGACCTCATAGAATTCTTAATTCATAAGTTCCTCGTAATGTTCTCAGCATATCaaatccttatatatatatatatatataaattctctaATCAAGGAGTCTCTgactttattaaattaaaaattcttatatggtaaattttgaaaattatcatatcttttttttagatttttaagagttcagatcaaataataattgataatacaattaattaataaatctttATCACATAagccttttttatttaattaaatcaaaaatttGCTAATCAAGATGCGTTCCATTTCTTGTAAAATATTCCTTCAAAACGTTCGTGTTTCCACTCTAGGAAGAttgtttatatttgatatttgttAAAAGGACAATACAAACAAGCAGCAACATGATTTATTTCCCATTAATTATGAGGTACGAGGTTAGAATTCAATTGCTTAGAACATCTACCATGATTCCTTAGATTAATTTGGTTGGCGGAAAGGGATTAATGGAGAAGttattaacttgtaattttTGCCTCCTGGTAGTATCATAGGCATCAGGCCATAATTCTACACTACGCAGCATTGCAACATGGGACCATTCGAAGCAATAATATGATTTGTCAATATTCGAACCTTAACTTCCAAACCTGCAAATATAAAAACCGAGTGATTTCTTTTTACTAAACTACCATCCTCGGTAATACTTGCAATTCTTTTACTGTTTCTAATATAAGTAGACTTAtgcataatatttttcaaatttatgagATTCAAAGAAGGAATTAAAAACAATGATACCCATCCCTTCGGGCAACAACGCCCATTGAGGCTAGGGCGGCCTCTCCCATTTTCCGTCCTATGAGAATTTCCCATCCTCATTCTTGCTTCATTTCCCATGTATTATGAAGTTGAGGTTGGGGCGGGGATTTTTTAGGGGCGAAAATCTCTGTTCCCCATCCCGTTTctctattatattatttttaaattttttaaagaatatatttgaaacttgttaatatttttatatttttttaaaatcaaataaaaatatatacataaactataaaaaaataataataataatagaatttttttattatatatatatatagagagagagagacaggaCATAGTAGAGGACATTCTTAATCCCTCATGACCTTGATCCCAATCCGGgataaaaaagtaatttttccatTCCCACCCCGCCACCCCGATTAACCAAGAAATCCTCAACGGTGGAGCACCACCGCAAGGACCGAACGAATCAGGTAAATTGCTATTTCTTTGTTCCAATatcaaaaatttacatttttttttttttttggaagcatACTTGAATTGGAATTCTCACTCCAAATTGTATGTACATTAAATAGTTTCAGCTACGATAGCATTGGAGTAAAATGTAAATTGGGAAAAGAGTAAAGTCCTGTAACTTTTTGCTCTtagatattaatattataactgTAATTTGAACAACCTTGTGGGTGTAGTTTAGTGGTAAGAATTCCACGTTGTGGCCGTGGAGACCTGGGCTCGAATCCCAGCACCCACAATGAAACCGTTTGTAAGTACTTTTATTTATGTAGCAGAAATGTGTGCGTAGTTGTATGGTCAGAATTCCATGTTGTGGTCGTGGAGATCTGGGTTCGACTCCCATTGCTCACaatcaaaaatttttgaaatgctaaatttttttcaattttacaacTATTATTTATTCCTCTATTACCGAAAAAAGGCTATTACTCATTCCTAAACAATCCAATATTATTCTactttaattttcctttcaattttatttcctttcttatggtgttttattttgagaattattgttgattaatgctatatcttttttcttgttccttttcattttttttttctttttcgtttttggtTAAGGTTCCTCTCTTTTGaaatgctattatttttttcaattttacaacTATTATTCATTCCAATATTACCAGAagggagaaggaaaaaaaaaaaaaaactattattcaTTCCTAAACAATCCaacatttttattctttatttttcctttcaatttcatttcctttcttatggtattcttttgttttgagaattattgttgattaatgctgtttcatttttattttttctttttcgtttttggtTAAGGTTCCTCTGTTTTGAGGACTATTATTCATTAATGCTCCTATTTCTCATTCCTAAACAGatccaatattttattttatgtttcttttaccTATTCATGTTTTTCTCGTTTCTTAGACTTTTTTAAGGCATAGGGCTACTCTGTTTTTGGGACTATTCttcattattactatttttcatTTCTAAATGGAttcaatgtttttcttttttcttttgaggaCTATTCTTCATCACTACCATTTCTAGTTCTTAATAGAcccaaaatttttctttttggttgcaTTTTGCCATTTCATGGCAGGT includes:
- the LOC107405109 gene encoding UDP-galactose/UDP-glucose transporter 5, translating into MAEPISTGALKDNKLLKGVFAVAGIMITLVSYGVLQEKIMRVPYGLNKEPFKFSLFLVLCNRVTTSAVSAGFLLASKKALGPVAPVYKYCLVSISNILTTTCQYEALKYVSFPVQTLAKCAKMIPVMVWGTVIMQKKYKGNDYLLAFLVTVGCSIFILYPAGTDISPYGKGRENTVWGVSLMIGYLGFDGFTSTFQDKLFKGYDMEIHNQIFYTTLCSCLLSFTGLILQGHLLPAIEFVARHNDCFLDVVLLSTVATASQFFISYTIRTFGALVFATIMTTRQLVSIMLSCIWFHHPLSWEQCIGAVIVFGSLYMKTFLRKTPQKPPPSEQTKNGTSSPLKENP